In one window of Gammaproteobacteria bacterium DNA:
- the argB gene encoding acetylglutamate kinase: protein MSLESSDALNIARVLTEALPYIQRFQGKTMVIKYGGNAMSDDRLKNSFARDVVLMRLVGMNPVVVHGGGPQIGDLLKRIGKDSQFVEGMRVTDSETMDVVEMVLGGLVNKEIVNLINRHKGRAVGLSGKDGELIRARKLTFKRSAPEMDAPEIIDIGHVGEVASIDTAVVNMLVRGDFIPVIAPIGVGDNGQSYNINADLVAAKMAEVLKAEKLIMLTNTAGLLDEQGKVLTGLSVAEVNKLISDGTIDGGMLPKIRSALDAVQGGVNTAHIIDGRVQHAVLLEVFTDVGVGTLIRRR from the coding sequence ATGAGTTTAGAATCTTCCGATGCATTGAATATCGCAAGGGTCCTTACCGAAGCCCTACCGTATATCCAGCGTTTTCAGGGTAAAACGATGGTCATCAAATACGGTGGGAATGCCATGTCGGATGACAGGCTAAAGAATAGTTTTGCCCGTGACGTGGTACTCATGAGACTGGTGGGCATGAATCCGGTGGTGGTGCACGGGGGTGGCCCGCAGATTGGCGATCTGCTGAAGCGTATTGGCAAGGACAGCCAATTTGTCGAGGGGATGCGCGTAACCGATAGCGAGACGATGGACGTGGTGGAGATGGTGCTTGGCGGATTAGTTAACAAGGAAATCGTCAATTTGATCAATCGACACAAAGGTAGGGCTGTAGGCTTAAGCGGAAAGGATGGTGAATTGATCCGGGCGCGGAAGCTGACGTTCAAGCGGTCTGCCCCGGAGATGGACGCGCCGGAAATCATTGACATTGGCCACGTTGGTGAAGTGGCGAGCATCGACACCGCCGTAGTGAATATGCTTGTTAGAGGAGACTTTATCCCTGTGATCGCACCGATTGGGGTAGGGGACAATGGTCAGTCCTATAATATTAATGCCGACCTCGTGGCGGCAAAAATGGCTGAAGTGCTGAAAGCCGAGAAGTTAATCATGCTGACGAACACTGCCGGTCTGCTCGACGAACAGGGTAAAGTGTTAACTGGACTGAGCGTAGCTGAGGTCAACAAGCTCATCTCTGACGGGACAATCGACGGCGGCATGCTTCCCAAGATCCGCTCTGCATTAGACGCGGTTCAGGGGGGTGTGAACACGGCGCATATTATTGATGGGCGAGTACAGCATGCGGTACTGCTAGAGGTATTTACGGATGTCGGCGTGGGTACACTGATCCGGCGACGCTAG
- a CDS encoding phosphomannomutase/phosphoglucomutase gives MRNVLLASMGVLVLGALALTGGYFYRERAEKVQEQALETVQQEASAFAAQLADRLGASQRVLNDLATQQAVITLFVSADEAALSLKGDELAGQFPSALKLRLLKPGVNEVDTSTFPPLSYASLDLLRKAEASEDPVPAEVLFFGSPSQHIVMVRRVTNGGGELVGVLHLSVDVGVLGEAMQGLSLSKGYAELHQVVHEGETLVLAHEGDGAAKARGALVVLPVANTGWRLAYWHQAAADPGRAPGSSGSGFWGLTGGIGVESLILVVVILGTLSVYVIFRRGRRNAAQVMAETAVYAGAVQGIMLGAHPGLERLVPGLPKTAHYAGGTAVAQPSSLAARGARAQAVTESSATPVVREEQVPLAKSIFRAYDIRGVAGKTLTADSVHAIGRAIGSEAHERGQQELVVGRDGRKSSPELAEALIKGLRAAGRDVIDIGMVPTPLVYFATHHLNTGSGVMVTGSHNPPNYNGLKIMLDGETLSGNAVMALRDRVTGRKLVTGNGKLKSRDITGDYMRRVNEEIPVALDHAFKLVIDCGNGVAGTLAPEVLRALGHEVVELYCDVDGNFPNHQPDPSQPENLRVLIDRVKQEKADLGLAFDGDGDRLGVIDGAGNIIWPDRQMMLFARDVLSRAKGAPIIFDVKCSRHLRRVIEEHGGKPVMWKTGHSFIKHKMKEENAPLAGELSGHIFFKERWYGFDDAIYAAARILEILGKSKKSPEAVFAELPGGIATPELRLSMPERSHASFMKDFCERAVFDEAKITTIDGLRVDFPDGWALIRPSNTTPYLILRFEGDDQQALDRIQDAFRRVFQELDPKLPLPF, from the coding sequence GTGCGTAATGTACTGCTTGCCTCCATGGGCGTGCTCGTCTTAGGGGCGCTGGCGCTGACCGGCGGCTACTTTTATCGGGAGCGTGCCGAGAAGGTACAGGAACAGGCACTGGAAACCGTACAGCAGGAGGCGAGTGCGTTCGCCGCCCAGCTGGCGGATCGGCTGGGCGCATCCCAGCGAGTGCTCAATGACCTGGCCACACAACAGGCGGTGATTACGCTTTTCGTGAGCGCGGATGAGGCCGCGCTCAGTCTCAAAGGGGATGAACTTGCGGGCCAGTTTCCGTCGGCCTTGAAACTCAGGCTGCTCAAACCAGGCGTCAACGAGGTTGACACTTCGACCTTCCCGCCCTTGAGCTATGCATCGCTCGACTTACTGCGCAAGGCGGAGGCATCAGAGGACCCCGTCCCTGCCGAAGTCTTGTTTTTTGGCAGTCCCTCTCAGCACATCGTGATGGTTCGACGGGTCACGAACGGCGGTGGGGAGCTCGTGGGCGTATTGCATTTGAGTGTCGACGTCGGCGTCCTCGGTGAGGCCATGCAGGGCCTTTCACTGTCCAAGGGCTACGCGGAGTTACACCAAGTGGTGCATGAAGGCGAGACGCTGGTGCTGGCACACGAGGGCGACGGCGCGGCGAAGGCGCGAGGAGCGCTCGTGGTCTTGCCCGTGGCCAACACTGGGTGGCGGTTAGCTTATTGGCACCAGGCCGCGGCGGACCCTGGCCGCGCGCCCGGTTCAAGCGGCTCTGGTTTCTGGGGACTCACGGGGGGCATTGGCGTCGAGTCACTGATCCTTGTCGTGGTGATTCTTGGCACACTCAGCGTGTATGTGATCTTCCGGCGGGGGCGGCGTAATGCCGCCCAGGTGATGGCAGAGACCGCGGTCTATGCCGGCGCAGTGCAAGGGATCATGCTGGGGGCGCATCCTGGCCTGGAACGACTGGTCCCGGGGCTTCCAAAAACAGCTCACTATGCGGGCGGTACAGCTGTGGCTCAGCCCTCGTCGCTGGCAGCGCGTGGTGCAAGGGCCCAAGCTGTTACGGAGTCGTCGGCGACGCCGGTGGTGCGAGAAGAGCAGGTACCGCTGGCAAAGAGCATCTTTCGCGCCTATGACATCCGCGGAGTGGCGGGAAAGACACTCACGGCGGATTCGGTCCATGCCATCGGACGCGCCATCGGCAGTGAGGCGCATGAACGGGGGCAACAGGAACTCGTGGTCGGTCGTGACGGCAGGAAGTCAAGCCCAGAGTTGGCCGAGGCGCTCATTAAGGGGCTTAGGGCTGCTGGCAGGGATGTCATTGATATCGGGATGGTCCCGACGCCCTTGGTTTATTTTGCGACCCATCATCTGAATACAGGCAGCGGCGTGATGGTTACCGGTAGCCACAACCCGCCAAACTATAACGGTCTCAAGATCATGCTCGATGGAGAAACCCTGTCTGGTAACGCCGTGATGGCCTTGCGGGATCGCGTTACGGGGCGCAAGTTGGTCACTGGCAATGGAAAGCTCAAGTCGAGAGACATCACGGGGGACTATATGCGACGTGTCAATGAAGAAATTCCAGTCGCCCTCGATCACGCATTTAAGCTGGTTATCGACTGTGGCAATGGCGTCGCTGGAACATTGGCACCGGAAGTGCTCCGTGCCCTTGGCCACGAAGTGGTTGAACTCTATTGTGATGTCGATGGCAATTTTCCTAATCACCAACCTGATCCCAGTCAGCCTGAGAATCTCAGAGTTCTCATTGACCGGGTCAAGCAGGAAAAGGCTGATTTAGGTCTCGCATTCGATGGTGATGGCGATCGTCTCGGCGTGATCGATGGCGCGGGCAACATCATATGGCCTGATCGACAGATGATGCTCTTTGCTCGCGATGTTCTCTCTCGTGCCAAGGGCGCGCCGATCATTTTTGACGTGAAGTGCAGCCGACATCTAAGGCGTGTGATCGAGGAACACGGAGGTAAACCTGTGATGTGGAAAACCGGGCATTCCTTCATCAAGCACAAGATGAAGGAAGAGAATGCACCTTTAGCGGGGGAATTGAGTGGGCATATTTTTTTTAAAGAACGGTGGTACGGTTTTGATGACGCAATCTATGCTGCAGCCCGCATCCTGGAGATACTGGGAAAGTCAAAAAAATCCCCAGAGGCGGTATTTGCAGAGCTCCCCGGGGGCATTGCAACACCTGAATTGCGGCTGAGCATGCCCGAGCGATCGCATGCAAGTTTTATGAAAGATTTTTGCGAACGTGCAGTATTTGATGAAGCCAAGATCACGACAATTGATGGCCTGCGGGTAGACTTCCCGGATGGTTGGGCGCTGATCCGGCCATCCAATACAACCCCGTACCTGATTCTGCGCTTTGAGGGGGATGATCAGCAGGCCTTAGATCGGATCCAAGACGCGTTTCGTCGTGTTTTTCAGGAATTGGATCCAAAATTGCCGCTACCATTCTAA
- the dut gene encoding dUTP diphosphatase, with the protein MMKRIQLKVLDPRVGTEFPLPKYATSGSAGMDVRACLDDPLTLGPGETALIPSGFAVHIADPQLAAVLLPRSGLGHKHGLVLGNLVGLIDSDYQGEVLVSCWNRGKAPFTIHPGERIAQLVFVPMVRAAFEIVDRFEESTRGAGGFGHTGRVS; encoded by the coding sequence ATCATGAAAAGAATACAACTCAAGGTCCTTGACCCGCGCGTCGGTACTGAGTTTCCTCTTCCAAAATACGCAACAAGCGGATCAGCAGGTATGGATGTGCGGGCCTGTTTAGATGACCCGCTGACCCTGGGCCCAGGTGAAACGGCATTGATCCCGAGTGGTTTTGCAGTGCACATTGCGGATCCCCAATTAGCGGCTGTGCTGCTACCCCGTTCTGGGCTTGGCCACAAACATGGGCTAGTGTTAGGCAATCTCGTCGGGTTGATCGACTCTGATTATCAAGGAGAGGTCTTGGTCTCGTGTTGGAACCGTGGTAAGGCGCCGTTTACCATCCACCCGGGGGAGCGCATTGCACAGCTGGTTTTCGTGCCGATGGTGCGGGCGGCCTTTGAAATTGTTGATAGGTTTGAAGAGAGCACGCGGGGTGCCGGCGGTTTTGGCCATACCGGACGCGTGTCGTAG
- the coaBC gene encoding bifunctional phosphopantothenoylcysteine decarboxylase/phosphopantothenate--cysteine ligase CoaBC, whose translation MGSLTNKRVVVGVTGSIAAYKSADLVRRLREAGAAVRVVMTRGACSFITPLTLQALSEHPVHTELLDAGTESGMGHIDLARWSDVVLVAPASANFMARLSVGMADDLLSTLCLATSAPLVLGPARGEQACGETGPGRMLEPAALVLALAGVFETGSLSDRRVMVTAGPTREDIDPVRFVSNRSSGRMGYAVARAAAEAGAEVRLVTGPVDLDPPERVSSKSVYSAEQMYQAVMADVDDTDIFIAAAAVADYRGVAQHERKLKKSNGGITLTLERTPDILAAVASQAHPPFTIGFAAETENLLHNARIKLESKALDIVAANLVGGPELGFESEENALELVWRGGGLTLARASKDQLARKLITVIAERYHEKNTTQGP comes from the coding sequence ATGGGCAGTCTGACCAATAAACGTGTCGTTGTCGGTGTAACAGGCAGCATTGCCGCGTATAAGAGTGCCGATTTAGTGCGCAGGCTCCGCGAGGCGGGGGCTGCGGTACGGGTGGTCATGACCCGAGGGGCCTGTTCGTTTATCACGCCGCTGACACTGCAAGCCCTATCCGAGCATCCTGTGCACACAGAACTGCTGGACGCGGGGACGGAATCGGGTATGGGGCATATCGATCTGGCGCGCTGGTCGGACGTGGTGCTGGTGGCACCCGCGAGCGCTAACTTCATGGCGCGACTTAGCGTTGGCATGGCGGATGATTTGCTCAGCACGCTTTGTCTTGCCACCAGCGCACCCCTCGTGCTGGGCCCAGCACGAGGGGAACAAGCCTGTGGAGAGACGGGCCCCGGCCGCATGCTGGAGCCGGCGGCGTTGGTCTTGGCTTTGGCTGGCGTCTTTGAAACTGGCAGCCTCAGTGATCGGCGCGTGATGGTGACCGCCGGCCCGACACGCGAAGATATCGACCCAGTGCGTTTCGTTAGCAATCGAAGCTCCGGCCGCATGGGCTACGCCGTGGCCCGGGCGGCCGCCGAGGCGGGCGCCGAGGTAAGATTGGTCACGGGCCCCGTTGACCTCGACCCGCCAGAGCGTGTCAGCTCTAAATCCGTCTACAGCGCCGAACAGATGTACCAGGCGGTGATGGCGGATGTTGATGACACTGATATCTTTATTGCAGCTGCTGCGGTAGCGGATTATCGGGGTGTGGCGCAGCATGAACGCAAGCTTAAGAAGTCGAACGGAGGGATCACGCTGACTCTCGAGCGGACACCCGATATACTGGCGGCGGTAGCCAGCCAGGCGCATCCTCCGTTCACCATTGGCTTTGCGGCTGAAACGGAGAATCTCTTGCACAATGCCCGGATAAAACTTGAATCCAAAGCGCTGGATATTGTAGCTGCGAATCTGGTTGGTGGGCCGGAGCTGGGTTTTGAGAGTGAAGAAAACGCGCTAGAGTTAGTCTGGCGGGGCGGGGGCCTCACGCTTGCGCGGGCGTCAAAAGATCAGCTCGCGCGAAAGCTGATCACCGTCATCGCTGAACGCTATCATGAAAAGAATACAACTCAAGGTCCTTGA
- the rpmB gene encoding 50S ribosomal protein L28: MARVCQVTGKRPASGNNVSHANNKTRRRFLPNLQKHRFWVESEKRWVRLRVSAKGIRIIDKMGIDQVLVNLRNRGVKV, encoded by the coding sequence ATGGCCAGAGTATGTCAGGTAACCGGTAAGCGGCCTGCATCGGGAAACAATGTCTCCCATGCAAATAACAAGACGCGGCGGCGCTTTCTGCCGAATCTCCAGAAACACCGATTCTGGGTCGAAAGTGAGAAGCGCTGGGTGCGCCTGCGCGTCAGTGCGAAAGGCATCCGCATTATTGATAAGATGGGGATCGACCAGGTGCTGGTGAATCTCCGCAACCGCGGCGTGAAAGTTTAG
- the rpmG gene encoding 50S ribosomal protein L33: MRDKIKLVSTAGTGHYYTTTKNKRTTPNKLEKKKYDPVVRKHVKYKEAKIK, encoded by the coding sequence ATGCGTGACAAAATCAAACTCGTATCCACTGCAGGGACCGGCCATTACTACACCACCACTAAGAACAAGCGCACCACGCCCAATAAGTTGGAAAAGAAAAAATACGACCCAGTGGTGCGCAAGCACGTCAAATACAAAGAAGCAAAAATCAAATAG
- a CDS encoding transposase, producing the protein MFYGLLPLPLWGYVAVILALTQITAAAVTIFLHRHQAHRALDLHPLPSHFFRCWLWLTTGMITREWVAIHRKHHAFSDKVGDPHSPQIVGIRKVLFDGVDLYRSETRIAETIEKYGHGTPDDWWERNVYGRNNIGLGLMLVIDLLLFGVVGITIWAVQMMWTPFFAAGVINGIGHWWGYRNYEVADASRNIVPWGILIGGEELHNNHHAFVSSAKFSSKWWEFDIGWFYIRLQEMLGLARVKKVAPKLVMNTKKLGLDLDTVSAIVTNRFHVMAHYARDVVSSVYQEELNKADDYYRHILKRARGLLTREESLLDAQAVHRLETVLQHSQALEVVYQFRLRLQALWMERTATRESLLQSLQEWCKQAEATGIKALQEFAQALRGYSMQPA; encoded by the coding sequence ATGTTTTATGGATTGTTGCCCCTGCCCTTATGGGGCTACGTTGCGGTGATACTAGCGCTTACGCAGATCACCGCCGCCGCTGTAACCATATTCCTACATCGACATCAAGCACACCGGGCCCTGGATTTGCATCCGCTACCCAGTCACTTCTTCCGTTGCTGGTTATGGCTGACTACAGGGATGATCACGAGAGAATGGGTTGCGATACATCGGAAACATCACGCCTTCTCTGACAAGGTCGGTGATCCCCATAGCCCTCAGATCGTCGGGATCCGTAAGGTCTTGTTTGATGGGGTTGATCTCTATCGGTCGGAAACACGAATCGCGGAAACGATAGAAAAGTACGGCCATGGGACGCCTGATGATTGGTGGGAGCGCAATGTCTACGGTCGGAACAACATTGGGTTAGGGCTGATGCTGGTGATTGATCTTCTGCTGTTTGGTGTAGTCGGCATCACCATTTGGGCAGTGCAGATGATGTGGACCCCGTTTTTTGCCGCAGGCGTGATTAACGGCATTGGTCATTGGTGGGGCTATCGCAATTATGAGGTGGCAGATGCCTCTCGCAATATTGTCCCTTGGGGTATCCTCATTGGCGGTGAGGAGCTGCACAACAACCATCATGCTTTCGTCAGTTCGGCAAAATTCTCGTCGAAGTGGTGGGAGTTTGATATTGGTTGGTTTTATATCCGCCTGCAGGAAATGCTAGGCCTTGCCCGGGTAAAGAAGGTAGCGCCAAAGCTCGTTATGAATACCAAAAAACTTGGTTTGGACCTGGATACGGTGAGCGCCATCGTCACAAACCGTTTCCATGTAATGGCGCACTATGCCAGGGATGTCGTCTCGAGTGTTTATCAGGAAGAGCTTAACAAAGCGGATGATTACTATCGGCACATTCTAAAGCGAGCTCGAGGCCTATTAACGCGGGAGGAGTCCCTACTCGATGCGCAGGCAGTGCACCGACTTGAGACAGTGCTACAGCATAGTCAGGCGCTAGAGGTCGTGTATCAATTTCGGTTGCGTCTGCAGGCGCTCTGGATGGAGCGGACTGCAACGCGCGAGAGTCTTTTGCAATCATTACAAGAATGGTGCAAGCAGGCAGAGGCGACGGGCATCAAGGCCTTGCAGGAATTTGCCCAGGCGCTGCGTGGCTATTCTATGCAACCGGCCTAA
- a CDS encoding hydantoinase/oxoprolinase family protein yields the protein MLLGIDTGGTFTDFVFYNGKRIAIHKVLSTPHAPEEAILQGMAEMGLAPRDLRVVHGSTVATNAVLEGKGVRTAFITNRGLRDMLTIGRQARRELYNLQPEAIAPPVPRGLCLETGGRLGADGSVIEPLTEDDLQDLRAAVERLAPQAVAINLLFSFLDDRFERAIEAAMPTGLFVSRSSMVLPEYREYERGMTTWLNAYVGPLVERYLARLSAHLAPGKLAVMQSAGGTLGAEQAGRQAVHLLLSGPAAGLVGARFVAEAAGQPRVMTLDMGGTSTDVALIDGEVELTSEGRIGPYPLAVPMVDMHTIGAGGGSIATVDAGGALQVGPQSAGAQPGPACYGRGGREATVTDANLVLGRLPVDARLGGSLQLDIEAARKAVSRIANQLGAASAEQAADGIVCIANEHMAQALRVISVQRGFDPREFVLVSFGGAGGMHVCALAEALGICRALVPVQAGVLSALGMLVAPPARQLSRTLGGLLASYDEATVNEALDDLAARGRAALRAQGVEPTEITTEPCLDLCYRGQSYCLTIAWQGTLSGVTETFHLTHAHRYGHRLAMPVELINVRMGLRAEPPVLPLPKLHPHAERTASGEARVYGVPGTVPIWHRECLVGGQRLVGPAIIAETTATTFVAPAWNSHVDDYGNLHLSTNGEI from the coding sequence ATGCTGCTTGGCATCGACACGGGAGGCACGTTTACCGATTTCGTTTTCTACAACGGTAAGCGAATTGCAATCCATAAGGTGTTGTCCACGCCGCATGCGCCTGAGGAGGCCATTCTGCAAGGGATGGCAGAGATGGGGCTCGCGCCGCGGGATCTCCGGGTTGTGCACGGCTCCACCGTGGCGACGAACGCCGTGTTGGAAGGCAAAGGCGTGCGCACGGCATTTATCACCAACCGGGGGCTCAGGGATATGCTCACGATTGGTCGTCAAGCTCGGCGCGAGCTCTACAACTTGCAGCCCGAGGCGATTGCACCGCCGGTCCCGCGGGGGCTGTGTCTTGAGACCGGCGGGCGCTTGGGCGCTGATGGTAGCGTCATCGAGCCACTCACAGAGGACGATCTGCAGGATCTCCGAGCCGCTGTGGAAAGGCTGGCCCCCCAGGCAGTGGCCATCAACTTATTGTTTTCCTTTCTTGATGACCGCTTTGAGCGGGCCATTGAGGCGGCAATGCCCACGGGGTTATTTGTCTCGCGCTCGTCGATGGTGTTGCCGGAATACCGGGAATACGAGCGGGGCATGACCACCTGGTTGAATGCCTATGTCGGCCCGCTGGTGGAGCGGTATCTTGCAAGGCTCTCGGCACACCTTGCCCCGGGGAAGCTCGCCGTCATGCAAAGCGCGGGCGGTACCTTGGGGGCCGAGCAGGCAGGCCGGCAGGCCGTACACCTCTTATTGTCGGGTCCGGCCGCGGGGCTCGTCGGCGCGCGTTTCGTCGCCGAGGCCGCAGGACAGCCGCGCGTTATGACGCTGGATATGGGGGGCACCTCCACTGATGTGGCTTTGATCGACGGCGAGGTGGAGCTCACCAGTGAGGGGCGTATCGGTCCTTACCCGCTGGCCGTGCCCATGGTGGATATGCATACCATCGGCGCCGGGGGTGGGTCGATTGCGACGGTGGATGCGGGTGGTGCGCTTCAGGTTGGGCCCCAGTCGGCGGGGGCCCAACCCGGCCCCGCTTGCTACGGGCGGGGAGGGCGCGAGGCCACGGTGACCGACGCCAATCTCGTGCTTGGTCGGCTCCCCGTAGACGCCCGCCTGGGGGGCAGCCTGCAACTCGATATTGAGGCGGCGCGCAAGGCCGTTAGCCGCATCGCAAATCAGTTGGGTGCGGCCTCGGCTGAGCAGGCGGCCGATGGCATCGTGTGCATCGCGAATGAACACATGGCCCAGGCACTTCGTGTCATCTCCGTACAGCGAGGCTTTGATCCCCGTGAATTTGTACTGGTTTCCTTTGGTGGGGCGGGCGGCATGCACGTATGCGCCTTGGCCGAGGCCTTAGGGATCTGTCGGGCATTGGTGCCAGTACAGGCGGGCGTGCTATCTGCGCTTGGCATGTTGGTGGCACCTCCGGCCCGGCAGTTATCGCGGACCCTCGGTGGTTTGTTGGCATCGTATGATGAGGCGACTGTGAATGAGGCATTGGATGACCTCGCCGCGCGTGGGCGGGCGGCGCTGCGAGCGCAAGGTGTTGAGCCCACGGAGATTACCACGGAACCATGCCTGGACCTTTGTTACCGTGGCCAATCGTACTGCCTCACCATTGCCTGGCAAGGGACCCTGTCGGGTGTCACGGAGACCTTTCACCTAACCCACGCGCACCGCTATGGTCATCGCTTGGCGATGCCGGTCGAACTCATCAATGTGCGCATGGGGCTCCGTGCAGAACCGCCGGTATTGCCACTACCGAAGCTTCACCCGCATGCCGAACGCACGGCCAGTGGCGAGGCCCGTGTGTATGGTGTGCCGGGCACGGTTCCGATCTGGCACCGCGAGTGCCTCGTAGGCGGGCAACGCCTCGTCGGCCCGGCGATCATCGCCGAGACTACCGCGACGACATTTGTTGCACCTGCGTGGAATAGTCATGTCGATGATTATGGCAATCTTCACCTGTCAACGAATGGGGAGATTTAG
- a CDS encoding ATP-binding cassette domain-containing protein: MAEETLIAVEHLFRYYGMHHAVHDISFNVSRGEVLGFLGPNGAGKTTTMQIISGALAPSMGRVMVGGIDILDAPKKAKAYIGYLPEHPPLYRELTVDEYLRYCARLHGINRQAIPRALNSCKQRCGLDGAGDRLIDNLSKGYQQRVGIAQAIIHAPAVVILDEPTIGLDPIQIREIRNLIRELGSDHSVILSTHVLPEVQAVCDRVLIIQQGRLVLNDRLDNLKRNIGGNYLRVAFRNPPNITELNKIPGIKQIDQLDGTRFRIQHDINANVPEAIAVMAVESYWGLSELAPESHSLEETFIRLTCGEDLETDGFVVEASA; this comes from the coding sequence ATGGCTGAGGAAACGCTCATCGCCGTAGAGCATCTCTTCCGCTACTACGGAATGCACCATGCGGTTCACGATATCAGCTTTAATGTCAGCCGCGGGGAGGTGCTCGGATTCCTCGGACCCAATGGCGCCGGCAAAACTACGACCATGCAGATCATCAGTGGCGCTCTAGCGCCCAGTATGGGACGTGTAATGGTCGGTGGCATTGATATCCTCGATGCGCCTAAAAAGGCAAAAGCCTATATCGGCTACTTACCCGAACACCCGCCGCTGTACCGTGAACTCACCGTCGATGAGTACTTACGCTACTGCGCTCGATTGCATGGGATCAATCGCCAAGCCATTCCTCGCGCTTTAAACAGCTGCAAACAGCGCTGCGGGCTTGACGGCGCTGGTGATCGCCTCATCGACAATCTCTCGAAAGGTTACCAACAACGCGTCGGTATCGCCCAAGCGATCATCCACGCACCGGCCGTGGTGATCTTGGATGAACCTACCATCGGCCTCGACCCGATTCAGATCCGTGAAATCCGTAATCTGATTCGGGAACTTGGCAGCGACCACAGCGTGATCCTCTCAACACATGTGTTACCCGAGGTACAAGCCGTCTGTGACCGCGTACTGATCATCCAACAGGGTCGCCTGGTGCTGAATGATCGCCTTGATAACCTGAAGCGGAACATCGGTGGCAACTACCTACGCGTTGCATTCAGGAATCCGCCCAATATCACGGAACTGAATAAGATCCCGGGTATAAAGCAAATCGATCAACTCGACGGCACCCGCTTCCGTATTCAACATGACATAAATGCAAATGTACCGGAAGCTATCGCTGTGATGGCCGTTGAGTCGTATTGGGGGCTATCTGAACTTGCGCCTGAGAGTCATTCACTGGAAGAGACCTTTATCCGACTGACATGCGGAGAAGATCTGGAGACGGACGGTTTCGTGGTTGAGGCGTCCGCATGA
- a CDS encoding ABC transporter permease subunit: MRIHHIAGRELHSLFVLPLAWIILAAVQLILAVIFFYRLYVFVQFQPHLAGLESPPGLTDLVVAPLLGTAGSIVLLIAPLLTMRLISEERRAGTLQLLLSSPISMTEIILGKYLGLLGFFLIMIAMITLMPLSLLLGGYLDIGQFLAGLLGLTLLVATFCAVGLFMSTLTAIPVVAGVSTFGVLLLLWIIHWASQAGSDKISAALSYLSISRHFEPLLRGIFNAEDVVYYIIMITTFVILSIWRLDADRLHD; this comes from the coding sequence ATGAGGATTCATCATATCGCGGGACGTGAACTGCACAGCCTGTTTGTATTGCCGCTTGCCTGGATCATACTGGCAGCAGTGCAACTCATCCTCGCCGTGATCTTTTTTTACCGCTTGTATGTGTTCGTACAGTTCCAACCTCACTTGGCAGGCCTGGAAAGCCCACCAGGCCTGACCGATCTTGTCGTGGCGCCGCTCCTGGGCACAGCTGGTAGTATTGTTTTACTGATCGCCCCACTTTTAACCATGCGCTTAATCAGCGAAGAACGCCGCGCGGGTACACTTCAGCTGCTGCTTTCCTCGCCGATATCGATGACAGAAATCATCCTCGGGAAATATCTTGGGCTGCTAGGATTCTTCCTGATCATGATTGCCATGATTACGCTGATGCCACTGTCGTTGCTGCTTGGCGGTTACTTGGACATCGGGCAATTCCTCGCTGGCCTTTTGGGTCTAACATTGCTCGTTGCTACTTTTTGCGCCGTCGGTTTGTTTATGTCCACCCTGACGGCAATCCCCGTTGTTGCCGGGGTCAGCACCTTTGGTGTCCTGCTGCTCTTGTGGATCATCCACTGGGCGAGCCAGGCCGGATCCGACAAAATCAGCGCGGCATTATCTTATCTATCGATCTCCAGACACTTTGAACCCCTGTTGAGAGGCATCTTCAACGCAGAGGATGTCGTCTATTACATCATCATGATCACAACCTTTGTCATCCTGAGTATCTGGCGACTTGACGCGGACCGGTTACACGATTGA